TTCGATCTATCATTATACGGAAGAGGAGCTATATCAGTATTTAGACAATACAGAGGAGCAACTCTACTATTACTCTATTTCACCATTTACTACCGAAAGTAATAAGAAATACATTTGTTTGGTTAAAATTCCACGAGATAGTATTAATATTGACATTCAATACTTTAAAAATTTTGACCACACAGTATCTCAAGTCAGCAAGATTATCCTAAAATCATGTTTGCTTCTATTTATACCGATTATTATTATCATATTGTTATATAGTCGGTGGACAGCTAGAAAAATCAGTGTACCTCTTCATACTATCACCATTGCCATTAAAAAGATGATTGACGGGGATTATCAAGCTCGTATTCATTTAAAGGCTGAAAGTGAATTTGGAAAAATCCGCGATGCATTTAACTTTTTGGCAGATAAACTAGAAGCTACCCGCGCCGAGAAGGAAAAATTGGAAGAAAGCAAGCAGCGTATGCTCATGGATATATCACATGATCTTAAAACACCTATCACAAGTATTCAGGGATACGCTTCAGCCCTACAGGATGATATGGTTGTGGATGAAGAGAAAAAAAGGCGTTATTTGCAGCTCATTTATAATAAGTCACAGAGTGTAAATGCTTTGATTAATTCTTTATTTGACTTCCTAACACTAGATGATGGTCAGTACCCCCTTTCCATTCGTACCTATGATTTATGTGAGTTCATTAGAGAGATTACGGTTGATTTCTTAGATGACATGGAAGAAAAACAATTTAAATTACATATTCAAGTTCCCGAATACGAAATTTTGTACGATTTTGATTATCGTCATATGAGTAGGGTAATTAGTAATCTGATCTCCAATACAATTAAATATAACCCAATAGGAACAAACGTCCGCATCGCTGTTCAGGAACAAAACGATTCTATCATCATTGAAATTGCTGACAATGGTACCGGCATTCCAGCTCATGTACAACGCCATATTTTTGACCCTTTCGTCAGAGGAGATCACTCGCGACAAACCGATGGGGGAACTGGCTTAGGCCTGTCAATCGCTCATAAGATTGTCCAATTACATGGCGGTCTGCTTGAATTGGATGAAAGCCCTTTAGAAAAAACGGTTTTTCGTATTACTCTTACCAAACAAAAAAGGAGCCCCGAGTAACAAATGGGCTCCTATAAAATTGCTGACAGTAACCGCGAGACAGATTCTTTTAATCGAATGGATAATGGACGTTGTTTATACTTTTCCAGTGTTAATTCAGATGATAGCTCTACATCAGCTAAGAAATGATTAGCCAGTTGTTTAGCTGTATGGGAATGGTAGACAAAAGCATTCACTTCAAAATTTAAGCGGAAACTCCTCACGTCGATATTAGCAGTTCCTACTGTGGAAAGCTTATCGTCTACGACAATTGTTTTAGCGTGCATAAAGCCATTCTCATAGGTATATACCTTTGCCCCAGCTCGTAATAACTCACCTGCATTTGAATAAGTAGCCCAATAAACAAAGGGGTGATCCGGTTTATTAGGGATCATAATTTTGACATCGACACCAGATAAAGCTGCAATACGCAAAGCATCCAGAATACTATCATCAGGAATTAAATACGGGGTCTGAATATACACATATTCCTTTGCTGTTAGGATTAATTTCATGTATCCATTCTTAATTTGCTCCCATCGTGAATCAGGACCGCTTGAAACAATTTGTAGCGGAATGTCTCCACGGGGATCAGAGGGAATTTGATAATAATTTCGAAAGGCCATATCTCGCCCAGATGCTTGCTTCCAATCTAGCATAAAGCGTGATTGCAAATCATCAACAGCAGAGCCTTCTATTCTTAGATGTGTATCTCTCCAATAACCGAAGGCAGGATTTTTGCCCAAATACTCATCCCCAATGTTAAAGCCCCCAATATAGCCAATCTCTCCATCAATCACAACAATCTTTCGGTGATTACGGTTATTAGCACGCAAATTTAATAGTGGAATCTTGGCAGGAAAGAAAGGCTCAATCTGTCCACCTGCTTGCCTAATTCGACGTACAAATCCCTTAGACAGCCAGCGTGATCCACTCTCATCAAATAGGACGCGAACCTCTATCCCCTCACGTGATTTTTCGCATAATAAATCAGCTAATCGATTGCCAAGCTCGTCACTTTTT
This is a stretch of genomic DNA from Brevibacillus laterosporus DSM 25. It encodes these proteins:
- a CDS encoding HAMP domain-containing sensor histidine kinase, yielding MKHKKIHSTLLWNYSIFIFIISSILTIALGYLVYQINSSVEQGLSPIYRAKDIVSDDYENIRANAILENEGWVEILNSDRQIIHVIGVKMDSIYHYTEEELYQYLDNTEEQLYYYSISPFTTESNKKYICLVKIPRDSINIDIQYFKNFDHTVSQVSKIILKSCLLLFIPIIIIILLYSRWTARKISVPLHTITIAIKKMIDGDYQARIHLKAESEFGKIRDAFNFLADKLEATRAEKEKLEESKQRMLMDISHDLKTPITSIQGYASALQDDMVVDEEKKRRYLQLIYNKSQSVNALINSLFDFLTLDDGQYPLSIRTYDLCEFIREITVDFLDDMEEKQFKLHIQVPEYEILYDFDYRHMSRVISNLISNTIKYNPIGTNVRIAVQEQNDSIIIEIADNGTGIPAHVQRHIFDPFVRGDHSRQTDGGTGLGLSIAHKIVQLHGGLLELDESPLEKTVFRITLTKQKRSPE
- the cls gene encoding cardiolipin synthase; this translates as METAEITSWLVKILFLLNFLFAIVVVFLERRTPVSTWAWLMILWFIPVLGFVLYLMLGQNLSRKKIFKWDKHVYAYIKREVVKQMEQLKAKKLHFHDPVGKEYQDLVYLHLNNDEALLTQDNQVEIITDGLYKFERLFEDIRRASKHVHLLYYIIKSDELGNRLADLLCEKSREGIEVRVLFDESGSRWLSKGFVRRIRQAGGQIEPFFPAKIPLLNLRANNRNHRKIVVIDGEIGYIGGFNIGDEYLGKNPAFGYWRDTHLRIEGSAVDDLQSRFMLDWKQASGRDMAFRNYYQIPSDPRGDIPLQIVSSGPDSRWEQIKNGYMKLILTAKEYVYIQTPYLIPDDSILDALRIAALSGVDVKIMIPNKPDHPFVYWATYSNAGELLRAGAKVYTYENGFMHAKTIVVDDKLSTVGTANIDVRSFRLNFEVNAFVYHSHTAKQLANHFLADVELSSELTLEKYKQRPLSIRLKESVSRLLSAIL